A genomic segment from Desulfovibrio sp. encodes:
- a CDS encoding N-acetylmuramoyl-L-alanine amidase produces the protein MAGKSPQPKASEKVGSNNMRRLAPPLAFLAALCLMVVCFYDSGYTSLPPTGKRYDLAKASIDTLRQDEKRSGQREPWENLAAEFRAIYDADPGWPNRPAALFRAAESLEELARRSFAKADAKKAIECYEAVAQRHADSRLADDALFRAAKLRAAWLKDDKGALALLERIKTQYPKGDMLPEALALEKTLQAAANGRTAPEARQVSSTDGKEPKDEAAPAKSAPTAANAQNSTADTAAAQIAKASAQQPLPQADLLPRYRDAKAKMEALRTDKVRSCWRQPWEELTAEFLRIYLSRKDWAISPGALYRAATSQEALSDCSHLSDEYRQARDLYLKLAQEFPKSALADDALLRAATIDADHLNQQGVALELLDAIMALYSGGDKTTEAQALRSRLTGAPAATPTANAGAAQTPADKTAAQPVAKPVVQALSWNSLSKNSVEIVLELSAPARYTARLNGSDSKAKNRIGQASLQLALENATVEKDVRKGVNIRGSLFKGMSVSSGKSGETVLNFNFQDARRFDTRVESNPCRIIVRVASGSTQLPPVSNSKAGFAENQSDDQNQQSVASNGTTPAEPPSPRLVRDMARQLGLTVRTVFIDAGHGGRDPGTNHNNVLERAVSLDVALTLGRLLEANGLDVVYSRTADKSVSLRDRTAMANAAGADLFVSIHVNANDDASVQGFETYYLDIASNPEAARLATLENADGEHRLGDMQKMLADVMLNARVDESRHLAQDIQRLAQFRFKRRQFETKDNGIKSAPFLVLLGAQMPAVLVEIGYCTNREEAARLLTPKYRMTLAEGLAEGILAYKDRLLKRRTVQNSLTQEGAGAM, from the coding sequence GTGGCCGGAAAATCACCCCAGCCCAAGGCTTCCGAAAAAGTTGGCAGCAACAACATGCGCAGGCTTGCACCTCCGCTTGCCTTTCTTGCTGCCCTGTGCCTGATGGTGGTGTGTTTTTACGATTCCGGCTACACATCGCTGCCCCCCACGGGCAAGCGTTATGATCTGGCAAAGGCCAGCATTGATACACTGCGACAGGATGAAAAGCGCTCCGGGCAACGTGAACCATGGGAGAATCTGGCGGCGGAATTCCGCGCCATATACGATGCCGACCCCGGCTGGCCCAACCGCCCTGCCGCCTTGTTCCGTGCAGCAGAAAGCCTTGAGGAACTGGCCCGTCGCTCTTTTGCCAAAGCCGACGCCAAGAAGGCCATTGAATGTTACGAGGCCGTTGCCCAGCGCCATGCAGACAGCCGCCTTGCCGACGACGCCCTGTTCCGTGCTGCCAAGCTGCGCGCCGCCTGGCTCAAGGACGACAAGGGCGCCCTGGCCCTGCTGGAACGCATAAAAACGCAATATCCCAAGGGCGACATGCTCCCCGAGGCACTGGCACTCGAAAAGACCCTTCAGGCTGCTGCCAACGGTCGCACTGCACCAGAAGCGCGCCAGGTTTCCAGCACTGACGGCAAGGAGCCCAAGGACGAGGCCGCCCCTGCCAAATCTGCCCCTACCGCTGCCAATGCACAGAACAGCACAGCAGATACAGCTGCCGCCCAGATTGCCAAGGCCAGCGCCCAGCAGCCACTGCCTCAGGCCGATCTGCTGCCCCGCTACCGCGACGCCAAGGCCAAGATGGAAGCCCTGCGTACAGACAAGGTTCGCTCATGCTGGCGGCAACCGTGGGAAGAGCTCACGGCCGAATTTCTCCGAATCTATCTGAGCCGCAAAGACTGGGCCATCTCGCCCGGAGCATTGTACCGCGCAGCAACAAGTCAGGAGGCTCTCTCCGACTGTTCCCACCTTTCGGATGAATACCGTCAGGCGCGTGACCTGTACCTCAAACTGGCGCAGGAATTCCCCAAGAGCGCTCTCGCGGACGACGCCCTGCTACGCGCCGCAACCATCGATGCCGACCATCTCAACCAGCAGGGGGTGGCTCTGGAATTGCTGGACGCCATCATGGCCTTGTATTCTGGCGGGGATAAAACCACAGAAGCCCAGGCACTGCGCAGCCGTCTTACAGGTGCGCCAGCTGCCACCCCAACTGCCAACGCAGGTGCCGCGCAGACCCCAGCAGACAAGACAGCTGCCCAACCAGTTGCCAAGCCTGTGGTGCAGGCTCTCTCATGGAATTCGCTGAGCAAGAACAGCGTGGAGATCGTGCTGGAGTTGAGCGCGCCAGCCCGCTACACCGCCAGGCTCAACGGTTCTGACTCAAAGGCAAAAAACAGGATAGGTCAGGCGTCTCTCCAGTTGGCGCTGGAAAATGCAACAGTTGAAAAAGATGTACGCAAGGGTGTGAACATACGCGGTAGCCTCTTCAAGGGCATGAGCGTCAGCAGCGGCAAGAGCGGCGAAACAGTGCTCAACTTCAATTTTCAGGATGCGCGCCGCTTTGACACCCGCGTGGAATCAAACCCCTGCCGCATCATTGTGCGTGTTGCCAGTGGATCAACCCAGTTGCCTCCAGTCAGCAACAGCAAGGCCGGGTTTGCCGAAAACCAGTCCGACGACCAGAACCAGCAGTCTGTGGCCAGCAACGGCACTACACCTGCCGAGCCGCCTTCTCCCCGCCTCGTGCGCGACATGGCCCGCCAGCTGGGTCTGACAGTACGCACGGTATTCATCGATGCCGGACACGGTGGACGCGACCCCGGTACCAACCACAACAATGTGCTTGAGCGCGCCGTATCCCTTGATGTGGCCCTCACCCTTGGCCGCCTGCTTGAGGCCAACGGGCTTGATGTGGTCTACAGCCGCACTGCCGACAAAAGCGTTTCGCTGCGCGACCGCACCGCCATGGCCAATGCCGCCGGTGCCGACCTGTTTGTTTCCATACACGTCAACGCCAACGACGACGCCTCGGTACAGGGCTTTGAAACATATTATCTCGACATTGCCAGCAACCCTGAAGCAGCTCGTCTGGCCACGCTTGAAAACGCCGATGGCGAGCACAGGCTCGGCGATATGCAAAAAATGCTGGCCGATGTCATGCTCAACGCACGCGTGGATGAATCGCGCCACCTTGCACAGGATATACAGCGCCTTGCGCAGTTCCGCTTTAAGCGTCGGCAGTTCGAAACAAAAGACAACGGCATCAAGTCTGCACCCTTTCTTGTGTTACTTGGCGCGCAGATGCCTGCCGTGCTGGTGGAAATTGGCTATTGCACCAACAGGGAAGAAGCGGCACGGCTGCTCACACCCAAGTATCGCATGACCCTGGCCGAGGGGCTGGCCGAAGGCATCCTGGCCTACAAGGACAGGCTTCTCAAGCGCCGGACAGTCCAGAATTCCTTGACGCAAGAAGGCGCTGGTGCTATGTGA
- a CDS encoding OmpH family outer membrane protein, with protein MRKVLMTAVAVGLLLAGQVYAADGGAVPAAKIGVVDMQTVATQSVPAQAAKTTMENKFGSERNELEKQGEALKKKAEALKNPKASEEKKLDFIRSKQDLDQKTRNFLRKVEQEEVKLRQDMVTLVFSATYEVARAKGFNFVVDVTAGGVLYADQSMDLTQDVLAEVNKIYKEKANEKGGKK; from the coding sequence ATGCGCAAGGTTTTGATGACGGCTGTTGCGGTTGGCTTGTTGCTTGCCGGACAAGTCTATGCTGCTGACGGCGGCGCCGTGCCCGCAGCCAAGATCGGTGTTGTTGACATGCAGACCGTGGCGACGCAGAGCGTCCCCGCGCAGGCCGCCAAAACAACAATGGAAAACAAGTTCGGTTCTGAACGCAACGAACTTGAAAAGCAGGGCGAAGCGCTGAAGAAAAAGGCCGAAGCTCTGAAGAACCCCAAGGCCAGCGAAGAAAAGAAGCTGGACTTCATCCGTTCCAAGCAGGATCTGGACCAGAAAACCCGCAATTTCCTGCGCAAGGTTGAACAGGAAGAAGTGAAGCTTCGCCAAGACATGGTTACCCTTGTCTTCAGCGCCACCTACGAAGTCGCCCGCGCCAAGGGCTTCAACTTTGTTGTGGACGTCACCGCCGGTGGCGTGCTGTACGCCGACCAGTCCATGGACCTGACCCAGGACGTGCTGGCCGAAGTGAACAAGATCTACAAAGAAAAAGCCAATGAAAAGGGCGGCAAAAAATAA
- the fabZ gene encoding 3-hydroxyacyl-ACP dehydratase FabZ yields MQETTPQTVSMDIQRILHLLPHRYPFLLVDRVVECVPGSHIRAYKNITFNEPFFQGHFPGAPIMPGVLILEALAQTGGLLAVSGMESLDDKLFLFTGLDGVKFRKQVVPGDRLDLECSNLRMKLKLCKMEARAFVDGKLAAEAVITAAIGDRPKG; encoded by the coding sequence ATGCAGGAGACTACCCCCCAAACCGTGAGCATGGACATACAGCGCATATTGCACCTGCTGCCCCACCGCTATCCTTTTTTGCTGGTGGACAGAGTGGTGGAATGCGTACCGGGCTCACACATCCGCGCCTATAAAAATATTACCTTCAATGAGCCTTTCTTTCAGGGGCACTTTCCCGGTGCGCCCATCATGCCCGGCGTGCTCATTCTTGAGGCTCTGGCCCAGACGGGTGGCCTGCTGGCCGTTTCTGGCATGGAGAGCCTTGACGACAAGCTTTTTCTCTTCACGGGTCTTGACGGCGTCAAATTCCGCAAGCAGGTAGTTCCCGGCGACAGGCTTGACCTTGAATGCAGCAACCTGCGCATGAAGCTCAAGCTCTGCAAGATGGAAGCCCGTGCCTTTGTAGACGGCAAGCTGGCCGCAGAAGCCGTGATTACCGCGGCTATAGGCGACAGGCCCAAGGGCTAG
- a CDS encoding glycosyltransferase family 9 protein — MGERGNSFNRLLDRFVGIPLAACSSVLRVGKGSKPVADPQRVGFICLGAIGDLLLLSALVAALREHLPHAHFVLLTSRANAATVSLIPGIDNCASFGVTEVAAMAAWLREQKLDVLIDSTQWARLGALLCNLSNARTTVGFDTDGQHRAFGYSFAVKHRNDRHEVENFLELGRVLYPGLLGVPGILLPQSPPDDLPAELCARLEPTGDVGDALPRRVFLHMWPSGANAWLKEWPADHWDALARTLSEKGCEVYLTGAPADAPRNDAFLRAYPQCPAISLAGRISLPGLAWLFNRATAVVSVNTGTMHLAAIAGAPTVGLHGPTNPLRWGPVGRHVRSLLPHKGPYAYLNLGFEYPLPHKLCLDSLPVEDVEDALRSLAAL, encoded by the coding sequence ATGGGCGAAAGGGGTAACAGTTTCAACCGCCTGCTGGACCGTTTCGTCGGTATCCCTCTGGCGGCCTGCAGCTCTGTGCTGCGTGTGGGCAAGGGGAGCAAGCCGGTTGCCGACCCCCAGCGGGTGGGGTTTATCTGCCTGGGGGCCATTGGTGATCTTTTGCTGCTTTCTGCGCTTGTTGCGGCCCTGCGCGAGCACCTGCCCCACGCGCACTTTGTATTGCTCACGTCGCGCGCCAATGCCGCAACTGTCAGTCTGATTCCCGGTATTGACAACTGCGCGTCATTTGGGGTGACCGAGGTTGCCGCCATGGCGGCGTGGCTGCGCGAGCAAAAGCTGGATGTGCTGATTGACAGCACCCAGTGGGCGCGCCTTGGAGCACTGCTGTGCAACCTCTCCAATGCGCGTACAACTGTGGGCTTTGATACGGATGGTCAGCACCGCGCTTTTGGGTATTCCTTTGCGGTGAAGCACCGCAACGACCGGCATGAGGTGGAAAATTTTCTGGAACTGGGGCGGGTTCTGTATCCGGGCTTGCTTGGTGTGCCAGGCATTTTGTTGCCGCAATCGCCACCCGACGACCTGCCCGCAGAACTGTGCGCAAGGCTTGAACCCACCGGCGATGTGGGCGACGCGCTGCCCCGCAGGGTGTTTTTGCACATGTGGCCCTCGGGCGCCAATGCCTGGCTCAAGGAATGGCCCGCGGATCATTGGGATGCTCTTGCCCGCACCCTGAGCGAAAAGGGCTGTGAGGTGTACCTGACCGGCGCACCCGCCGATGCCCCGCGCAATGACGCCTTTTTGCGGGCTTATCCGCAGTGCCCCGCCATATCGCTTGCGGGCAGAATTTCGCTCCCTGGCCTTGCCTGGCTGTTCAACCGTGCGACCGCTGTGGTTTCGGTAAATACGGGTACCATGCATCTTGCGGCCATAGCGGGCGCGCCCACGGTGGGCCTGCACGGCCCCACCAACCCCCTGCGCTGGGGACCTGTGGGCAGGCACGTACGTTCTCTGCTGCCGCACAAGGGGCCGTATGCCTATCTGAATCTGGGCTTTGAATACCCTTTGCCACACAAGCTCTGTCTTGACTCACTGCCAGTGGAAGATGTGGAAGACGCCTTGCGGAGTCTTGCTGCATTGTAG
- the wbaP gene encoding undecaprenyl-phosphate galactose phosphotransferase WbaP, with protein sequence MLCLFDLMAILGTAIAVFLVRAAFGNVESNLYHWALPLLLMGPVMAAGLGLYQTISLPPHRELKALFQLTSLMYGIILAVLFLSKTGDAYSRIVIAGSWLATVFVLPITRSLCRRLFVRQRWWGRPLIIFDSGNAGRDFWRYLKRRPERGLRPVSMFALPTDAEAVRKLFAQTSQANPKAMAMILQKADQGQHLDYITEASRFFERILIVPSFNDGFRAHWLTPRDLGATVGLQVRQNLRDRRRLRVKRFMDVLLCAMGGVVLLPLGLILALAIRLDSRGPVFYRQRRIGRGGREIRIFKFRTMVQNADEVLKKVLERDPELRAEWDEDHKLKNDPRVTRVGRFLRKVSLDELPQLLNVVIGDMSLVGPRPIVAMEVEKYGPVYEEYCLVRPGITGLWQISGRNNTSYAERVAFDHYYINNWSVWMDLWILAKTIPVVITGYGAY encoded by the coding sequence ATGCTCTGTCTTTTTGACCTCATGGCCATTCTTGGAACGGCCATTGCGGTTTTTCTGGTGCGTGCCGCATTTGGCAATGTGGAGTCAAACCTGTACCACTGGGCACTGCCCCTGCTGCTCATGGGGCCAGTAATGGCGGCTGGCCTGGGGCTTTACCAGACCATAAGCCTGCCCCCGCACCGTGAACTCAAGGCCCTGTTTCAGCTCACCAGCCTCATGTACGGCATTATTCTGGCCGTGCTGTTTCTTTCAAAAACGGGCGATGCCTACTCGCGCATTGTCATTGCAGGCAGCTGGCTGGCCACTGTTTTTGTGCTACCCATAACGCGCAGCCTGTGCCGTCGCCTCTTTGTGCGCCAGCGCTGGTGGGGGCGGCCCCTGATCATTTTTGACAGCGGCAACGCCGGGCGCGATTTCTGGCGATATCTCAAACGCAGGCCAGAACGCGGCTTGCGCCCGGTCTCCATGTTTGCTTTGCCTACCGATGCCGAGGCAGTGCGCAAGCTCTTTGCCCAGACCTCGCAAGCAAACCCCAAGGCCATGGCCATGATCCTGCAAAAAGCAGATCAAGGTCAACACCTTGATTATATTACGGAAGCAAGCAGGTTCTTTGAGCGCATTCTTATTGTGCCTTCGTTTAACGATGGCTTTCGAGCCCATTGGCTGACACCGCGAGACCTGGGTGCGACTGTGGGGCTACAGGTGCGCCAGAACCTGCGTGACAGGCGTCGCCTGCGGGTAAAGCGCTTCATGGACGTGCTGCTTTGCGCCATGGGTGGTGTGGTACTGCTGCCTCTGGGGCTGATTCTGGCGCTGGCCATTCGCCTGGACAGCCGGGGGCCGGTTTTTTACCGCCAGCGGCGTATTGGCCGTGGGGGGCGCGAAATCCGGATTTTCAAGTTTCGCACCATGGTGCAAAATGCCGACGAGGTGCTCAAGAAGGTTCTTGAGCGCGACCCGGAATTGCGGGCTGAGTGGGACGAAGACCACAAACTCAAGAATGACCCGCGCGTTACCCGCGTGGGGCGTTTTTTGCGCAAGGTGAGCCTGGATGAGCTGCCGCAGCTGCTCAACGTGGTTATCGGCGACATGAGCCTGGTGGGGCCGCGCCCCATTGTGGCCATGGAAGTTGAAAAATATGGTCCGGTTTACGAAGAATACTGCCTGGTCCGTCCGGGTATAACGGGGCTGTGGCAGATTTCTGGCCGCAACAATACCTCCTATGCCGAACGTGTGGCTTTCGACCACTATTATATCAACAACTGGTCTGTCTGGATGGATCTGTGGATTCTTGCCAAGACGATTCCCGTGGTCATAACGGGGTACGGAGCGTACTGA
- a CDS encoding ABC transporter substrate-binding protein translates to MKKLFVCALLATVLAAVPAFAKKAYVNGIDPDYPPFAYVDEKTGQPAGFDVDSMNWIAKTMGFEIVHKPMAWDGIIPALLAKQIDMVDSGMSITAERAKVVQFSNPYWTVSRVFVVPADSKLTPADILSKKIQLGVQRGTSEANDIKKEQEEKKYPFELRFYESSPLAVTDLLNGRIQAALMDELPANNAIENGRAVKKAGTHGEPDQFGVAMRKEDKELQKLVNEGYKKLMADPYWKELQQKYLSK, encoded by the coding sequence ATGAAGAAGCTTTTCGTCTGCGCCCTGCTGGCCACCGTGCTGGCTGCCGTACCCGCATTTGCCAAAAAAGCCTATGTTAACGGCATCGACCCCGACTATCCTCCCTTCGCCTATGTTGACGAAAAGACCGGCCAGCCTGCCGGTTTTGACGTTGATTCCATGAACTGGATAGCCAAAACCATGGGATTTGAAATTGTTCACAAGCCCATGGCGTGGGACGGCATCATTCCCGCCCTGCTTGCCAAGCAGATCGACATGGTTGACTCTGGCATGAGCATCACCGCCGAGCGCGCCAAGGTTGTGCAGTTCTCCAACCCATACTGGACCGTCTCGCGCGTGTTTGTTGTGCCTGCCGACTCCAAGCTGACCCCCGCCGACATTCTGAGCAAGAAGATCCAGCTCGGCGTGCAGCGCGGCACCTCTGAAGCCAACGACATCAAGAAAGAGCAGGAAGAAAAGAAGTATCCCTTCGAACTGCGCTTTTACGAATCCTCGCCCCTGGCCGTCACCGACCTGCTGAATGGCCGCATTCAGGCTGCCCTGATGGACGAACTGCCTGCCAACAACGCCATCGAAAACGGCCGCGCCGTCAAGAAGGCCGGCACGCACGGCGAACCCGACCAGTTTGGCGTTGCCATGCGCAAAGAAGACAAGGAACTGCAGAAGCTGGTGAACGAAGGCTATAAGAAGCTTATGGCCGATCCTTACTGGAAAGAACTGCAGCAGAAATACCTCAGCAAATAA
- a CDS encoding amino acid ABC transporter permease — translation MNSLLVVYNALPSILSGSLVTVGNVTLSLTMGLLLGVPMAVAQVYGGPWLRRLVALYVWFFRGVPILVLLFLCYGLFISLGITLDPFFICCIVLGSTSTAYQSQIFRGAIESLPRGQLNAARALGMRESTGICSIILPQALRLSIPGWANEFSILLKDSAICFVLGTQDIMARTSFVAARTHEHLALYATAGVLYFVLTLAVLKLLRCLEQKVHVPGYSSGIGMEGMGMG, via the coding sequence ATGAATTCTCTGCTTGTGGTATACAACGCCCTGCCCTCCATTCTGTCCGGCAGTCTGGTTACGGTGGGTAATGTCACCCTGTCGCTTACCATGGGGCTGCTGCTGGGTGTGCCTATGGCCGTGGCCCAGGTTTACGGTGGGCCGTGGCTGCGGCGTCTTGTGGCGTTGTATGTGTGGTTTTTCCGGGGCGTGCCCATCTTGGTACTGCTTTTTCTTTGCTACGGGCTTTTTATCAGCCTTGGTATCACCCTGGACCCGTTTTTTATCTGCTGCATCGTTCTTGGCAGCACCAGCACGGCCTACCAGTCGCAAATTTTCAGGGGCGCTATCGAAAGCCTGCCCCGTGGGCAGCTCAATGCCGCGCGCGCCCTTGGCATGCGCGAAAGCACCGGCATCTGCTCCATCATTCTGCCGCAGGCATTGCGGCTTTCCATCCCTGGCTGGGCCAACGAATTTTCCATTCTGCTTAAAGATTCGGCCATCTGCTTTGTGCTTGGCACGCAGGACATCATGGCCCGCACTTCGTTTGTGGCGGCCAGAACCCACGAGCATCTGGCCCTGTACGCCACGGCGGGCGTGCTGTATTTTGTGCTGACGCTGGCAGTGCTCAAACTGTTGCGTTGCCTGGAACAAAAAGTCCATGTGCCCGGCTATTCCTCTGGAATCGGCATGGAAGGCATGGGTATGGGATAA
- a CDS encoding amino acid ABC transporter ATP-binding protein: MSVDQQAVLQVKGISKMLGGKPILDNCSLTVNRGELKVLIGPSGAGKSTLLQSINCLIPPDSGEIYLEGQLLNRADKAALCAFRAQVGMIFQDFNLFDHLTAEENVAIALRKVRGMSATDARKRAQEELARVGLARRATLYPAQLSGGQKQRVAMARALAMDPKVILLDEPTSALDPELVGEVLAVIRDLASGGMTMVMATHQMDFARALATEIVFMEHGKLIEQGSPADLLAEGSNTRTRDFCQRLLEMGA, translated from the coding sequence ATGAGCGTTGACCAACAAGCGGTATTGCAGGTTAAGGGCATTTCCAAGATGCTGGGCGGCAAGCCCATTCTGGACAATTGCAGCCTTACGGTTAACCGGGGAGAACTGAAGGTTCTCATCGGGCCTTCTGGTGCGGGCAAGAGCACCCTGCTCCAGAGCATCAACTGCCTTATCCCTCCGGATTCTGGCGAAATATATCTCGAAGGCCAGCTGCTCAACCGGGCCGACAAGGCAGCCCTGTGCGCTTTTCGCGCGCAGGTGGGCATGATCTTTCAGGATTTCAACCTGTTCGATCACCTCACCGCCGAAGAAAACGTGGCCATTGCCCTGCGCAAGGTGCGCGGCATGTCTGCCACCGATGCCCGCAAGCGCGCACAGGAAGAACTGGCCCGCGTTGGCCTCGCCCGCCGCGCCACACTCTACCCGGCTCAGCTTTCTGGCGGCCAGAAGCAGCGCGTGGCCATGGCCCGCGCCCTTGCCATGGACCCCAAGGTCATTCTGCTCGACGAACCCACCTCGGCCCTCGACCCCGAGCTTGTGGGCGAAGTGCTTGCCGTTATTCGCGATCTTGCCAGTGGCGGTATGACCATGGTTATGGCCACGCACCAGATGGATTTTGCCCGAGCCCTCGCTACCGAGATTGTTTTCATGGAGCACGGCAAGCTTATCGAGCAGGGCTCGCCCGCTGATCTGCTGGCCGAGGGGTCCAACACCCGCACCCGCGACTTCTGTCAGCGCCTGCTGGAGATGGGGGCCTAA
- a CDS encoding amino acid ABC transporter permease, with the protein MLDTAFFSTQLLPALNKGLLVSLALIVPAGTLGFVGGVLLGCARAFGPLWLRRLGNGYTSLIRGVPLAVQLMMIYYALPKLGVFFSPFGAALTSFTLCTAAYQSEYVRGALLSIRQGQVRAAQALGFSQWQTVAWIIIPQAARRALPGCGNEIIYLIKYSSLAYLVTCMELMGEGKVVASDTFRFTEVFIAVGAYYLAMVTLATFLLRWLEDRFRIPGFGAR; encoded by the coding sequence GTGCTGGATACGGCCTTTTTCAGCACACAGCTTTTGCCAGCGCTCAACAAGGGCCTGCTGGTTTCGCTGGCGCTCATAGTACCCGCAGGAACCCTTGGCTTTGTGGGCGGCGTGCTGCTTGGCTGCGCCCGCGCCTTTGGGCCCCTGTGGCTGCGCCGCCTCGGCAACGGTTATACCTCGCTCATACGCGGCGTGCCACTGGCCGTGCAGCTTATGATGATCTATTACGCCCTGCCCAAGCTTGGCGTATTCTTTTCGCCCTTTGGCGCGGCGCTTACCAGCTTTACCCTGTGCACTGCCGCCTACCAGTCGGAATACGTGCGTGGTGCCCTGCTTTCCATCAGGCAGGGGCAAGTTCGAGCGGCCCAGGCCCTTGGCTTCAGCCAGTGGCAGACCGTTGCCTGGATCATCATTCCGCAGGCGGCACGGCGCGCCCTGCCCGGTTGCGGCAACGAGATCATCTATCTCATCAAATACAGCTCGCTGGCCTATCTGGTTACCTGCATGGAACTGATGGGCGAGGGCAAGGTGGTGGCCTCCGACACGTTCCGCTTCACCGAGGTTTTCATAGCAGTGGGCGCGTACTACCTTGCCATGGTTACACTGGCCACGTTTTTGCTGCGCTGGCTCGAAGACCGTTTTCGCATTCCCGGTTTTGGCGCGCGCTAA
- a CDS encoding DVU0772 family protein, which yields MTSLKDFSLYNIDWNLSPEHAVTMYLEWGNNDWHSEYPPVRSKDDVSHYFVVDSWQEPPVIRLVRRNSERAEDLITIPLPEGLEEDYRKVHGAWRGISEPTPEVKSWLKHELGQE from the coding sequence ATGACAAGCCTGAAGGATTTTTCTCTTTACAATATAGACTGGAACCTCTCCCCCGAACACGCGGTAACCATGTATCTGGAATGGGGAAACAACGACTGGCACTCAGAATATCCGCCGGTGCGATCCAAGGACGATGTGTCCCACTATTTTGTGGTGGACAGCTGGCAGGAGCCTCCGGTTATTCGTCTTGTGAGGCGCAATTCGGAACGAGCGGAAGACCTGATTACCATTCCCCTGCCCGAAGGGCTGGAAGAAGACTACCGCAAGGTCCACGGAGCGTGGCGCGGCATCAGCGAGCCAACGCCCGAGGTCAAGTCCTGGCTCAAGCACGAGCTTGGGCAGGAATAA
- a CDS encoding molybdenum cofactor biosynthesis protein MoaE, whose product MDVNKTLQELKARPGFADNVGMMLVHNGVVRGWSRADHAPVTSVKVSHDTAKMEAICREMEKQPGIFAIVAQAEEGLLKPGDDLLLLVVAGDIREHVKATFAELLDRIKAEAVIKQEFHED is encoded by the coding sequence ATGGATGTTAACAAAACTCTTCAGGAACTCAAAGCCCGTCCCGGCTTCGCCGATAACGTGGGCATGATGCTGGTGCACAACGGAGTTGTGCGCGGCTGGTCGCGCGCCGACCATGCACCGGTTACATCAGTAAAAGTTTCGCACGACACTGCCAAAATGGAAGCCATTTGCCGCGAAATGGAAAAACAGCCCGGTATTTTTGCCATTGTCGCGCAGGCGGAAGAAGGGCTGCTCAAACCCGGCGACGACCTGCTTCTGCTGGTAGTGGCTGGCGATATACGCGAGCATGTTAAAGCTACCTTTGCAGAACTGCTCGACCGCATCAAGGCCGAGGCGGTCATTAAACAGGAATTTCACGAAGACTGA